The sequence ATGATGATTGATTTCTGTGAATCTGACAGGAAACAGCACTGAATCACGTATGGTTGTCCGGTCTGCTCGGTGATGGATTCGGAGCTACTCATGGCATGATGAGGAACAATCTCATTTGGGTGGTCACAAGGATGCACGTCCTTCTCGACGAGTATCCTATCTGGTAATCTCTGCTTTGTGCTCATCTTATGTTCTGCCCTCTGTAGCAGACGCATCATATATGAGGCGATTGCAGGGGAGAGGTGGTGGAGATCGACACATGGGTTGGGGCGTCAGGGAAGAACGGGATGCGAAGAGATTGGCTGCTTCGAAGTCGCTTCTCAGGGCAAGTCTTCTGCCGTGCTACAAGGCACGAACAGTACTTCTATCtcttttgctctctctctctcttcctcgatGTTTCTCTGTGATCCGATGATGCCATGAACTGGATTGAGCAGCACTTGGGTGATGATGAACCGGCAAACCAGGCGGCTCTCCAAGATGCCAGAAGAGGTGAGAGATGAGATCTCCCCGTGGTTCACCGAAACGAGAGCAGTCCACGAAGAAGCCCTTGAGAAGATCGACAAGCTCGATGACAACGCAAAGTACGTCAACTCCAACTTGATGGTGGGTAATCGTTCTCCCCTCATCAACAGAGCGTTACAGTTCTGTGGAAGCTCATCGCCCATCGTTTTGTGTAGCCAAAATGGAACGACTTGGACATGAACCACCATGTCAACAACGTAAAGTACGTGAGATGGATGCTCGAGGTAAATGCCTGCATCTTCCTCATACTGCGTAAAATCCAGCATCTAAGTTACCAGATCACATGATCATGACTGCAGACGATTCCTGACGAGTTCATGGAGGACCACCAGCTCTCAAGCATCGTTCTGGAGTACAGAAGGGAGTGTGATAGTTCGGATACAGTGCAGTCCATCTGCGAGCCTGACGAAGATTCCCTTCCCCGGGATAAGAACATCAGGATTCTCACGGGACTCTCGCTGACACCGGAGATTCTCGACGGCGGCGGGCTGTTGGGGACGTTCGACAAGTGGCCAACAAGGTATACGCATCTGCTGCAGATCAAAGGGGAGAAGAAGGACGAAGAAATAGTGAGGGGGAAGACGacatggaggaagaagaagaagaagaagtcattaaATTCTTCCCATTTACCTGTCGTGAAACAGTAAGATCTTGTAAAGCTCAAGCGCTTCAAATTGTACGTAGAAACTTTGATTATGGGCGTTTGAACGGTCAAATTTTGGGGTGCAAAACACGTGTACGATGGATCTCATGTTCCCTATTACTAGTGGTATATGTTGGAGCCTTTTTTACATTTAGAGCATcagctttatttatttattattttcaaattatataACGGGGTGTGATACATACCGTTTTTCGCTTTGGGGAGGGGGGAGGGAAGGGGTGCGGTTTTTGGAGGGAAGGGGTGATGGATGTGTGGAGCGGTGTCATTCGATCTGTGGCAGGCGGCGACAAAAAGATGCAGAGGAGGATGTTCTACGCGTATCTGAAACGATTGGGTGCTTTGTCGGAGCTCTCAGGAGGGGGAGAAGGCAAGGGGTGACGGATGCGTGGAGCGGTGTCATTCGATCGATCTGTTATTGCAGGCGGCGACAAAAAGATGCAGAGGAGGATGTTCTACGCGTATCTGAAACGATTGGGTGCTTTGTCGGAGCTCTCAGGAGGGGGAGAAGGCAAGGGGTGACGGATGCGTGGAGCGGTGTCATTCGATTGATCTGTTATTGCAGGCGGCGACAAAAAGATGCAGAGGAGGATGTTCTACGCGTATCTGAAACGATTGGGTGCTTTGTCGGAGCTCTCTGGAGGGGGAGAAGGCAAGGGGTGACGGATGCGTGGAGTGGTGTCATTCGATCGATCTGTTATTGCAGGCGGCGACAAAAAAATGCAGAGGAGGATGAGTAGAGAAaccttagcttgaatctattaacatgttccctctcctatttatacaaattaggaggaaggatttccctaacagaacagaggattttcctcaacagaatagtcccagaatagaggatttagaggattttcctcaacagaatagagaaatttcctcgtatagttaggaaaatcttatcttctatcatgcccccgcaagatggtgctcctgacaaggataccaatcttggatcgatgcaattctcaatcttggatcgatgcaaagaattgtttacaagcgagaggcttcatgagtaagataagtgtagatcgctgcgattgctgttgctgtgatggcacaggcgttcccttcattctccttaagtctgccgaatgttaACAGATCAGCGAAAACTACCGTGGTGAGGAAGATGaagattgaccacggagcctcttaggaatgcaacggcattggtcgctagccgaagagtgaagcttcacttttctcagcgacgttggtcactggccgaaggtaagagcgaagcttcgcttttctcaacgacgttggtcgtagTCGGCTGcaacggtagagaagaaatctacagcaatgttacagtgatgctactacagcaaaggaggaaattgcaacagaggaggaagctgtagtagaagaggaagctgtagcagaagaggaaggaaaatagctacaacgaggaagaaaggtagGGCAGTGCTGATAAGCAGCACTAGTGATGCCGTAacggaagggaacggacgttggcgcagagtggcaacaccaatgatgaattggcagcgagaagagagcttgctctaggcaagtggctctgataccatgatagaaataatagaagataagaacaatagaatataagaagctttattgaagtagagaaactgaatctattaacatgttccctccgtATCTGAAACGATTGGGTGCTTTGTCGGAGCTCTCAGGAGGGGGAGAAGGCAAGGGGTGACGGATGCGTGGAGGTATCTGAAACGATTGGGTGCTTTGTCGGAGCTCTAGGAGGGGGAGAAGGCAAGGGGTGACGGATGCGTGGAGCGGTGCGTTGCAGGCGGCGACAAGCGATGCAGAGGGGGATGTTCTCCGCGTATCTGAAACCGCTGGGTGTTTTGTCGGAGCGCAAGCTCGACCTGGCCAGCGCCGCCATCGCAACCTCCCTCAGCAGCGTCACCGGTTTCAGCCTCCTCGTATGTCCACCGTCCCTCCTCTCCCCATCCCTTTCTCGTCTTCTTTGCATCACCTTTTGGGATAACAACTGTACCTCCAACGCGGAGCAAAGCGGAGGACCGATCGATTCGGTCCAAATAATGTTGGTCGGAAGCTTTTCCATGTGATAGGGCTTGATCTTTGTTTTCCTTCATTTCAAATGGAGCAGCGTCAaggaggaagaattcaaattggtTTCAGATTATCCACCTCTGTTGCTGGAACTGTATATCTATCACACTAGAGCATATATTTAGTAACAATAACTGGTATCATATTTTAGAATTTCTAGACAAGATCTGACCAACAACTAATTAACCTATCATGTTGCAATGTTTCTtgctataaatatatatataatgataataataaaatcatatatcttaattattttaatCAGTTACATGTATCTTTTATCATTGAGATctataaaagatatatatatatatattccattccGTTCGGTAACAGACGATCTGTGTATCGGTCAACTGACGGACCGATACATACCATCCGTATCGGAcgatatttttcaaaattatatatcTTGATTTACATGGTCCAATATTTCCCGGATTAATTGTTTTAAGATCTTATATATACAAATGGAATATTAAGCTTTTACATAGTTGAGTGACATAATGAGTTTAGTCTCAACAAAGATTGTGTTTGAAGGATTTGGACTGCTTTCAGCTGTGCTCACACCCTCATCTGATACAACCATAATGCATCAGAataggagatgatgatgatgagtttattGTAATTGCTACTAAATATGTAAACATTAGGATACAATGATCAGCATAATAATAATGATCAATTTTAAGGTTCAGAAGATTTCACCACACTATATATGCAAACAATAGAATATATAGTTGATTGGAATTACAACTACTGAATACTAAGTTTTTAGCAAATTGTAGTTGCAAGAGTGATTTAACACTGTTAATTATTGTTTCTCTAAATAATCCCCTAAAATGATCAGTaaatgtaagtatcaattcataaatGAATGTCGAATGTAAATTGGGGGTTGATATGTATATGTTATGACCATTATATCAGGTTATGAAGACCTTTAGGCATGTTAAGTATATCCACTATCATAAAAGGTTAGATAATGAGCATGAAAAAACCATGACAGAAGATAGAGAGACACATCAAGTAATTGGAGCTTTCAAAAGTTTCTCTAGCATTACACAAGACCCATCACCTCCATGTTTACTTGGTGAAAAACTTCATTAAGTATAACTCACCAAGTAAAGAACTACTCCCTTCTCAAGCATCTACTAGGTCACAGTTTCACAAAAAACCTACGCTTTCATGATCACTTTATTTCAACTAGACAGTGGTACATCAGACTTTAATGAATTGATCATCACCGGTGATCTCAATAGTTTGAAATGCCAATTGCATTTGGAAGCAAAACCTCCAATTGCAATAGCATGGTTGATCAAAGACTTCATTTAACCAAAATTTAGCCAATCACTAAGCAGTTGTTTTGTCTCCTCACCAGTTATGACAATCATATCTTGACAGTGAAAATTGGATGAAGAGCAACTAACTAGCTGGTTCACTTCAACATATTCTGTAAAGGTAACCTTTCGTGGAATATTCGCTCCCTTGCCATGGTTGCCTGCAAGATTAAGCCAAGATGTGTCAAAAGATTATCATAGTTTCAACGCATCTCGATAAGAAACTGTTTTCAAACACGCAACGAAACCGAAATGCCACAGATGTCTCTAAACATGGTACTGGGTCCATCAAGACTGAATTTACATGGTTTGGAGTTTATAGTTTAGTGTTTCTTACAGTCtagtaaaaagtataatacaTGCAGGTTTCAACAATTCATACATGACAGTGAAGAACATACCTGATTTTGCCAATTTGTGAAGATTGTTATCAGTGAAAGGAGGATCGTCTGCGTTGTAGACCCACACACTATACCAATCCAAAGGCCTTTACCTCCTATGTGCAATAGGAAACCCAGAACAACAGCGATGGGAATACCAAACAAATAGAATGATCCGAGGTTCACATAAGCACCTAGATGCTGCCATCCGCATCCTCTAGCAATGCCTGCAATGTcaaatcatagccaaatagtcGTAAGAATGAAAAACATTTATTTAAGCGAAAAGAGGAACAACAAGCAACAATTTCCTTGTTGAAGAATGTGGTTTTTCCTGCTTTTTCTTTAAACTTATTTCTGGATGTTATATATTCCTTTTCAAATTGTGTTGATTCATGTCATCTTGTTCAAAGAGATTATTTCTTGGCGTCGTTATGTTCTTGAGGTACAACCGACAAGGGAAAATTCAAGAAACTAAGGTCCCTCTTCAAAGTAGATTACCTCAGTGCGGCCATACATGTTTGATAAACAAGTTTGTTTCAAATTCGAGTGTTGCAAGTCATGTGCAGTGGTGCTCTTTGTATGAAGATATATGTGCAGTGCCATGGCTTACTGTGTAGCAGTGTACAATACCAAGACCCTACGTGCACTGGGTTTGCTGGGATATATCTAGCTGGTGGATGTTAGGTTGCATGTCCTACAAGGAGGTGAATTTCCTCTATTTGTGTTCTAGCAAGCAGATGAAGCTGATCGTCAAGGTGGCAAAATACCAAGATTGAGACTGTTGTAATTTTGGTGTGTATAAAATTGTTATTAGTTTCTTGATGTGGTAAGGGTACAAACAGATATGATTGAGTTTGATCCTAGTAAGACATAGTTCGACTGTTTTTCTATGCGCAAGTCTCTTACTTCAAACAAGAGGTTGGCTCCATATGAAGGGTTTTAATCTAGCATTGAAAAATATGCAACACCATGGTGGTGGACATAACCATAGGGCATTAGTGCTCGAAGATAAATGTCAAATGGTTTTGGACATAACCATAGGGCATTTCTGGATTTAGAAAAAGAGTGTCTACAGAGGTTTTGGGATAAATGTCAAATAGTTTTCTTGTTGTACTTGTTCCTTCAGAAGTGAAGAATGGAGGTGCTTTTTGGTCCATAGAGGTAGGCATGGTTTCCTCAGATCATCTAAAATCCGTATGTCCATTTgtgttgattttttatctttcttgcTTTTCATTGAATGTGAATGACAGGGATCTCTGTTTTGCTTCCATGGCACTACATCAGATTCCCAACTTAATGTTATTTAGATTTTAGGCAACCGTATGAGTACCAACGATTGGAGAACAAGAATCTATATAAATGAAAACAGAATACCATATGATGATTCTAATAATGGAACAGTTAGTGGAATGCAAACATATCTCAAGAACTATGGCTCCATAATAAAAGAATAGACATGAAAGCACAGATAACGAGAGAATAGATAACCTGAGAGGACCCCCTGTAAGCTGTCAAAGACTACCGAAAAGCAGACCAGCGGAACCATATCAGTAACATAATTCATGACCTCCTCCTCGTTGCTATAAGCATAACCCAAGATCCGGCGCATGGCGAAGAGAGTCCCGCTCACAAGAACAGCCTCAGAAATAGCAAGAAACATTGCAACACGTACTACTAACTGAGCACCCTTTGGGTTCCAAGCACCTAATTCGTTCGAGACTCGAGTACTATTGACAAATAAGaaaaacatatttaaaatatgattaaGTGACAAGATATTTTACAAGTACATTTTTTTATTGTATGGGTTTCAGGAGTACCTTGCAGCACAACCAAGACCATATGGAAAGCAATAGAGCAATGTGATGCTATTGAGGCTGTTCAGAAATGCAAAAGCACATCAATACATCGATTACATACCAAATGAATAATTAAGTTGTTAATTTCACATACCAAATGGAGAGGACTGATGTTTCGAGCTGCGGATTGGGCAAGAGCCCAGAGAGCAAGATAAGCAGCTCAAATGACCACCATTCAAGACTGCAATAAATGTTAGTTGAACCATAATTCTCAAAAGTCCATACAAGGAACAAGAAAATAGAATACTATGACAGTCAAGACAATAATTACCATATCATTAATGCTGATGGCAGTGCTAGCCGTAAGAATTCATTAACGCCTCTAAATGCTTCCTTTGAAATTGGTGCACGAGTAGCTCTGCAGGAAGCTGAATACCTTATGTACATCCCCAACATAAATACATTCAGCCAATATGATATACTTATAGAAAGAGCAGCCCCAACATTTCGTAAGCCTGACTTGAACACCAAGACCCAACATAGAGGGATATGAAGGCACAGTGTCATCAGAGAGCTTAAGAGCATTGGAAGAATTAAGCTTTGAGAGAGAAGGAACTTCATTAGAGGCTGAGCAATGGCATAAGCAAACAATCCAGGCATCATCCACACAGCATATTTTCCAGCTTCTTGGGATATTAAGGGGTCTTGACCaattaattgaagaagctttcccATCGAGGCCCATACAAGCGAGATAGGAAGGCAGACCACTAAAAGAGAGAATATGGCTCTATACGTGTGGATACCTAGCATATGGTACTGTTCCGCTCCATAGGCTTGTCCACATAGAGTTTCTAGACCACTTGCCATCCCTAACTGTAGATTAATTAAATAGTAAGCCAATGATTAGTAGGTTAGTATGAAAAAACAGAACAACATAAAATGCAAGCTTAAAAGAATAAATCAAGCATTGAACAGATACAAAGTAACAGAAATGTATGTTTCATCTTTCAAACTTGAAAATCTCTTCACTACCTGTTATACTAAACTGTCAAAATGAATAACAAAGACTACAATCAAATTTGAAAAAATAACATTGGTGGCAAcaacaaaaaaattcaaaagcaAGCAGCACTTTGTGGTAGATCGGATAATTTAAGAAGTGTCAGGATCCACTATATGAAGAATCATGAAAAATCCTTAAAAAATTACATGGATCTTGGCGATCATAGTCTGTACCATGGTATgcaataccgaatggtaccgcccggtacgagcggtatataccggtccgacggcataccagtacgcggaccgtccggtaccgaacggaacgtgctacagtgctacaacattttactgtagcagtgctacagtgctacagtaagaaagaaaatatataaaactgttCGGTATGCCatggtgtaccgcttggtacgccctggtgtacccctCAGTacgccggtaccgtaccgtatcgagccaacctcgaaacaccggtatgataCCTTGGTCTGTACCATACTGCGTTGTAAAATGTCCCATGTTTGGCTGTGAAATGTTAATCAACATCAACCCATCTTCAGTAACATACATGCCTTTAACATCTAGAAGTGATAAAAAAGGTGAATATTAGAAATTACACGCATGCGCACAAGAGTGATCCCTTAGATGAAGTGCAGCTTTACCTGTTGTAGTCCActgtactcgaatgaagttatttTAACTCAAGTAAGATTGGTAAAACCAAAATTAACTGGATCAAATGAAATTTCAATTCAGTCCCATGATAAACATGCAGATTGTTCACTGTCATAGCATTGCTATCGCAAGTAATCAACCAAACTTGTTTAGAATTCGAAACAATATTATGGTCTAGAGCAGAATCGATAGGTAAGAGGACTCACCAGTATTGTTAAAATTATCACCTGTTGGATCTAAATCATTCAATCACCTACATAATTACATCCACCAAAATTTATCCATACCATGCCCACACGTACTAAGAGGTCGAGAATTAGTGCCAAAATATTGTTATTGATTCGTCGCCGAAATGACCAAGGTTTCAGTCATGAAACCGACCAAGTTGTGTACATTTACCCTCTCTAAATCTTGCACTTGCAAAAGTCTCATGCATTGGGCCACCCTTTATACATACTAAGCTAAGACGTGGTAGATAG comes from Musa acuminata AAA Group cultivar baxijiao chromosome BXJ3-3, Cavendish_Baxijiao_AAA, whole genome shotgun sequence and encodes:
- the LOC103980090 gene encoding palmitoyl-acyl carrier protein thioesterase, chloroplastic-like, with translation MASLSCALYLPTKCSSIRENGSINNTPQATSALSVQRPSVLDVAYAVAFNPATSLTAEQIRQSVPTEKQLTDPFRQGLIVEGGVRYRQTVVIRSYEVGPDKTATLETILNLLQETALNHVWLSGLLGDGFGATHGMMRNNLIWVVTRMHVLLDEYPIWGEVVEIDTWVGASGKNGMRRDWLLRSRFSGQVFCRATSTWVMMNRQTRRLSKMPEEVRDEISPWFTETRAVHEEALEKIDKLDDNAKYVNSNLMPKWNDLDMNHHVNNVKYVRWMLETIPDEFMEDHQLSSIVLEYRRECDSSDTVQSICEPDEDSLPRDKNIRILTGLSLTPEILDGGGLLGTFDKWPTRYTHLLQIKGEKKDEEIVRGKTTWRKKKKKKSLNSSHLPVVKQ
- the LOC135632622 gene encoding protein DETOXIFICATION 12-like, with translation MEESLLTTESGGGREGKGWASRLGWGDGGRELMEEARRLGYVAAPMVAVTMSQFLVQVVSSMMVGHLGKLDLASAAIATSLTSVTGFSLLLGMASGLETLCGQAYGAEQYHMLGIHTYRAIFSLLVVCLPISLVWASMGKLLQLIGQDPLISQEAGKYAVWMMPGLFAYAIAQPLMKFLLSQSLILPMLLSSLMTLCLHIPLCWVLVFKSGLRNVGAALSISISYWLNVFMLGMYIRYSASCRATRAPISKEAFRGVNEFLRLALPSALMICLEWWSFELLILLSGLLPNPQLETSVLSICLNSITLLYCFPYGLGCAASTRVSNELGAWNPKGAQLVVRVAMFLAISEAVLVSGTLFAMRRILGYAYSNEEEVMNYVTDMVPLVCFSVVFDSLQGVLSGIARGCGWQHLGAYVNLGSFYLFGIPIAVVLGFLLHIGGKGLWIGIVCGSTTQTILLSLITIFTNWQNQATMARERIFHERLPLQNMLK